Proteins from one Candidatus Polarisedimenticolia bacterium genomic window:
- a CDS encoding alpha/beta hydrolase — translation MVLLACTAVPRLFATQAAWQPSPGHVQVPIWPGAAPDARTVDGPEVVGTVVDNQGNKRLVGGRPWLYVDKVTQPTMTVYSPRGRNRGVAIVVFPGGGYNILAIDLEGTEICDWLTSHGITCVLLKYRVPCVKVGPYRDCPTALEDAQRTVGLVRFQSSKWHVDPRRIGVLGFSAGGHMVAELSTHFEKRLYPALDAADQESCRPDFAVAVYPGHLAVREKDFVLNPDIQVTARTPPTLLIHAEDDPVDPVENSRVYYSALRKAGVPAELHAYPKGGHAFGLRPTESPITQWPQRVETWLTAIGMFAK, via the coding sequence ATGGTTCTGCTGGCATGCACCGCGGTGCCCCGGTTGTTCGCGACGCAGGCCGCCTGGCAGCCATCACCGGGACATGTCCAGGTGCCGATCTGGCCGGGAGCGGCGCCGGATGCGCGGACGGTCGATGGCCCCGAAGTCGTCGGGACAGTTGTGGATAATCAAGGCAACAAGAGACTGGTCGGCGGCAGGCCGTGGCTCTACGTCGACAAAGTCACGCAACCCACGATGACGGTCTATTCGCCTCGGGGACGCAACCGGGGCGTCGCCATCGTGGTGTTTCCGGGCGGGGGCTACAACATCCTGGCCATCGACCTCGAGGGGACGGAAATCTGTGATTGGCTGACCTCGCATGGGATCACGTGCGTCCTGTTGAAGTACCGCGTGCCGTGCGTGAAGGTGGGGCCGTACCGGGATTGTCCGACAGCGTTGGAGGATGCGCAGAGGACCGTGGGGCTGGTGCGCTTCCAGTCTTCGAAGTGGCATGTCGATCCGCGAAGGATCGGAGTGCTCGGCTTCTCGGCCGGCGGACACATGGTCGCGGAGCTCAGCACTCATTTCGAGAAGCGTCTGTACCCGGCCCTGGATGCAGCCGACCAGGAGAGCTGTCGTCCGGATTTCGCCGTGGCCGTCTATCCGGGACATCTGGCGGTCCGTGAAAAAGACTTCGTGCTGAACCCCGATATCCAGGTGACGGCCCGAACGCCGCCCACCCTCTTGATTCACGCGGAAGACGATCCGGTGGACCCTGTCGAGAACTCGAGGGTCTATTATTCGGCGCTCAGGAAGGCTGGCGTTCCCGCCGAGCTGCACGCGTATCCCAAGGGCGGGCACGCGTTCGGGCTCCGGCCCACCGAATCGCCGATCACGCAATGGCCGCAGCGGGTGGAGACGTGGCTGACGGCGATAGGAATGTTCGCGAAGTAG
- a CDS encoding lipid-binding SYLF domain-containing protein, with protein MRKRFATLLMASVAALLMAAPAIANDDDHDKSDKAKRTEIVSDSEQVLRDAVSAPDKRIPQELLEKAECVGVFPKVKKGAFVVGGEYGKGLFTCKTEDGTMSPPAFYSIGGPSVGFQVGGSSTDLVLLVMNKEGMDYLLKDKFTLGAEAAAVAGPVGRNTQAMTDAMLHAQILSWSRSRGAFLGASLEGMVVKPKEDANQEFYGKPLTGRQILVEHSVEVPAAAKSFVKTASGYTGAKS; from the coding sequence ATGCGTAAACGGTTCGCAACTCTTTTGATGGCGTCGGTGGCCGCTCTTCTGATGGCCGCCCCAGCGATCGCCAACGACGATGATCACGACAAGAGCGACAAGGCGAAGCGCACTGAGATCGTCAGCGATTCAGAGCAGGTTCTGCGTGACGCCGTGTCGGCTCCCGACAAGCGCATCCCGCAGGAGCTCCTGGAGAAGGCGGAGTGCGTCGGCGTCTTCCCGAAAGTGAAGAAGGGCGCCTTCGTGGTGGGCGGCGAGTACGGCAAGGGTCTGTTCACCTGCAAGACGGAAGACGGGACGATGAGTCCTCCCGCCTTCTATTCGATTGGGGGGCCGAGCGTAGGGTTTCAGGTAGGCGGCTCCTCCACCGACCTTGTTCTCCTCGTCATGAACAAGGAAGGAATGGACTATCTCCTGAAGGACAAGTTCACGCTGGGTGCCGAGGCTGCCGCGGTGGCCGGCCCGGTGGGCCGTAATACCCAGGCGATGACCGATGCGATGCTGCATGCTCAGATTCTGAGCTGGTCACGGTCTCGCGGAGCCTTCCTGGGCGCGTCCCTCGAAGGGATGGTCGTGAAGCCGAAGGAGGACGCCAACCAGGAGTTCTATGGCAAGCCGCTCACGGGGCGCCAGATCCTGGTCGAGCACAGCGTCGAGGTGCCGGCGGCCGCCAAGTCGTTCGTGAAGACGGCCAGCGGTTATACCGGGGCAAAGTCCTAG
- a CDS encoding VOC family protein translates to MANLVSINPFFIVKDLQTSIAYYVDHLGFKLDFQGPDDDPYYARVSREGLGIMLKAITPEVLPCPNHTRHEWARWDASIYTSDPDVLFGELSRRGAKFHKDLSFIDSGLWGFEVTDADGYVLAFFKLRNE, encoded by the coding sequence ATGGCGAACCTCGTCTCGATCAACCCCTTCTTCATCGTCAAGGACCTGCAGACGTCCATCGCCTATTACGTCGATCACCTTGGCTTCAAGCTCGACTTCCAGGGACCGGACGACGACCCCTACTACGCCCGGGTGAGCCGCGAAGGGCTCGGCATCATGCTCAAGGCCATAACGCCCGAAGTACTTCCCTGTCCGAATCACACCCGGCACGAATGGGCCCGCTGGGACGCCTCGATCTACACCTCGGACCCTGACGTGCTTTTCGGCGAGCTCAGCCGGCGCGGTGCGAAGTTCCATAAGGACTTGTCGTTCATCGACTCCGGACTGTGGGGCTTCGAGGTGACCGATGCCGACGGGTACGTCCTTGCCTTCTTCAAGCTCCGCAACGAGTAG
- a CDS encoding alpha/beta hydrolase has product MNREKHLVLSDRRRLAYAEFGRPDGSPVLYFHGAPSSRLEPLLVGNDVWSRAGLRIIAPDRPGIGQSDFLPGRGFSDWPRDVTALADALGLKRFAVLGNSGGGPYAAVCAAKIPERLSAAVIVSGGWQMNLPEAKAGIPFVNRLFLGLAAHAPPLCRLMLKAMGSSSVDDPEKELAKLKDRVPPADYAAFAKPGRIQALHEVMRECVRGGTKGAAWDLRLYMRPFDFELEEIRIPLKLYHGERDVQAPIALVRRMVARLPSAQLVTYPDDSHLSTLCNHVEQLAEAIIHPETGGGTLR; this is encoded by the coding sequence ATGAATCGGGAGAAACACCTCGTTCTGTCCGATCGCCGCAGGCTGGCCTACGCCGAGTTTGGCAGGCCGGACGGCTCACCGGTCCTCTATTTTCATGGGGCGCCCTCATCGCGACTCGAGCCATTGCTGGTCGGGAATGACGTCTGGAGTCGCGCAGGGCTGCGCATTATCGCTCCCGACCGTCCCGGAATCGGACAATCCGACTTTCTGCCGGGCCGAGGGTTTTCCGACTGGCCCAGGGACGTGACTGCACTGGCAGACGCTCTGGGCTTGAAACGATTCGCCGTGCTGGGCAACTCGGGCGGCGGCCCTTACGCGGCGGTCTGCGCCGCGAAGATTCCCGAGCGTCTCAGCGCCGCCGTGATCGTCTCCGGCGGCTGGCAGATGAACCTGCCGGAGGCGAAGGCCGGCATCCCCTTCGTCAATCGCCTCTTCCTGGGGCTGGCGGCCCATGCGCCTCCGCTCTGCCGTCTGATGCTCAAGGCGATGGGATCTTCCTCCGTCGACGACCCCGAGAAAGAGCTGGCCAAGCTGAAGGACAGGGTCCCGCCGGCGGACTACGCCGCCTTCGCGAAACCGGGCCGCATCCAGGCCCTCCACGAGGTGATGCGCGAGTGCGTGCGAGGTGGGACGAAGGGCGCCGCCTGGGACCTGCGCCTGTACATGCGGCCCTTCGATTTCGAGCTCGAGGAGATCAGGATTCCGCTGAAGCTATATCACGGCGAGCGTGACGTGCAGGCTCCCATCGCTTTGGTGCGGCGAATGGTCGCCCGACTACCGAGCGCACAGCTCGTGACCTATCCGGATGACTCGCATCTCTCGACGCTGTGCAACCACGTTGAACAGCTTGCGGAAGCGATCATTCACCCCGAAACAGGAGGAGGAACGCTGCGATGA